The following coding sequences are from one uncultured Cohaesibacter sp. window:
- the leuB gene encoding 3-isopropylmalate dehydrogenase, which produces MSHKLFLLPGDGIGPEIMNEVKAIIDWMNANLDVSFETDSGLVGGSAYDAYGVAISEEDMTKAMKADAVIFGAVGGPKWANVPYEARPEAALLRLRKDLGLFANLRPALVYPALADSSSLKKELVEGLDILIVRELTGGVYFGEPKEIVTLEDGQKRAVDTQLYTTSEIERITRVAFDLAKTRSNRVSSAEKHNVMKSGLLWKEVVTRIGSKEYPETPLDHILADNCAMQLVRRPKQFDVILCDNLFGDILSDVAAMLTGSLGMLPSASLGAPDEKTGKRKAMYEPVHGSAPDIAGKGIANPIAMIASFSMALRYSFEMGKEADMIDKAIATVLEKGLRTGDIAKEGDTVVTTSEMGAAVLEELKALA; this is translated from the coding sequence ATGTCCCACAAACTCTTTCTTCTGCCCGGCGACGGCATCGGCCCCGAAATCATGAACGAAGTGAAGGCGATCATCGACTGGATGAACGCCAATCTTGATGTGAGCTTCGAAACCGACAGCGGCCTTGTCGGCGGCTCTGCTTATGACGCTTACGGCGTTGCCATTTCGGAAGAAGACATGACCAAGGCAATGAAAGCCGATGCCGTTATCTTCGGCGCTGTTGGTGGTCCCAAATGGGCAAATGTTCCTTATGAAGCCCGTCCGGAAGCTGCTCTCTTGCGTCTTCGCAAGGATCTGGGCCTCTTTGCCAACCTGCGCCCGGCTCTGGTCTATCCGGCTTTGGCTGACAGCTCCTCACTCAAGAAAGAGCTGGTTGAAGGCCTTGATATCCTGATCGTGCGTGAGCTGACCGGTGGTGTTTATTTCGGCGAGCCGAAAGAAATCGTCACCTTGGAAGATGGCCAGAAACGCGCCGTTGACACTCAGCTCTACACCACGTCCGAAATCGAACGCATTACCCGCGTCGCCTTCGATCTGGCAAAGACCCGCTCCAACCGCGTTTCATCCGCTGAAAAGCACAATGTGATGAAGTCCGGCCTGCTCTGGAAGGAAGTTGTCACCAGAATCGGCTCCAAGGAATATCCTGAAACGCCTCTGGACCATATTCTGGCCGACAACTGCGCCATGCAGCTGGTACGCCGCCCGAAACAGTTCGATGTTATCCTCTGCGACAACCTGTTCGGTGACATTCTCTCCGACGTGGCTGCCATGTTGACCGGTTCACTGGGCATGCTGCCATCTGCATCGCTCGGCGCTCCGGATGAAAAAACCGGCAAACGCAAAGCCATGTACGAACCGGTGCACGGTTCCGCCCCTGACATTGCAGGAAAAGGCATTGCCAACCCGATCGCCATGATCGCCTCCTTCTCCATGGCTCTGCGCTACAGCTTCGAAATGGGCAAGGAAGCAGACATGATCGACAAGGCTATCGCAACGGTTCTGGAAAAAGGCCTGCGTACCGGAGACATCGCCAAGGAAGGCGATACCGTCGTCACCACCTCTGAAATGGGCGCTGCAGTGCTGGAAGAGCTCAAAGCACTGGCCTAA
- the leuD gene encoding 3-isopropylmalate dehydratase small subunit, with the protein MEKFTTLTAVAAPMPLINIDTDMIIPKQFLKTIKRSGLGVDLFYEMRYNEDGSENEDFILNKEAYRKAEIIVAGDNFGCGSSREHAPWALKDFGIKCVISTSFADIFYNNSFKNGILPIVVSEEDQAKLMDDASRGANATLTIDLENQLIKGPDGGEISFELDPFKKKCLLEGLDDIGLTMEKIANVDKFEGEMLKERPWV; encoded by the coding sequence ATGGAAAAATTCACAACTTTGACCGCTGTAGCGGCACCGATGCCACTGATCAATATCGACACGGATATGATCATCCCGAAGCAGTTCCTGAAGACCATCAAACGCTCGGGCCTTGGCGTCGATCTGTTTTATGAAATGCGCTACAACGAAGATGGCTCCGAAAACGAAGACTTCATCCTGAACAAGGAAGCCTATCGCAAAGCCGAGATCATCGTCGCTGGCGATAACTTTGGCTGCGGCTCTTCCCGTGAGCATGCGCCTTGGGCGCTGAAGGACTTCGGCATCAAATGCGTCATCTCGACCAGCTTTGCCGACATCTTCTACAACAACAGCTTCAAAAACGGCATCCTGCCGATTGTAGTCAGCGAAGAAGATCAGGCAAAACTCATGGACGACGCATCCCGCGGTGCCAACGCCACATTGACCATCGACCTTGAAAACCAGCTCATCAAAGGGCCGGACGGCGGCGAAATCAGCTTCGAGCTTGACCCCTTCAAGAAGAAGTGCCTGCTGGAAGGCCTCGACGATATCGGCCTGACCATGGAAAAGATCGCCAATGTCGACAAATTCGAAGGTGAAATGCTCAAAGAGCGCCCTTGGGTATAG
- the argC gene encoding N-acetyl-gamma-glutamyl-phosphate reductase — translation MTTKLFIDGEAGTTGLQIRTRLENRDDIKFLRLPENLRKDAEARAQMLNEADIAILCLPDAAAIEAVSLIESKETRVIDASTAHRTADGWTYGFAELDADQREKIANSKRVANPGCYPQGYIAIMRPLVDAGIIPADFPATLNAISGYSGGGKGMIADYEREEEPVTVPYWPYGLTLAHKHVPEMTFYAGLDHPPVFQPAVGRYAQGMIDAVPLNLWALESKPTLADLHACLERRYKGETFLKVAPLEAAGRLEAITPEKLNGTNSLHLHVHGNDETGQAVLLAVYDNLGKGASGAAIQNMNIMMGIEETTGLTIADL, via the coding sequence ATGACGACTAAATTATTCATCGACGGCGAAGCAGGTACAACCGGATTGCAGATTCGGACCCGCCTTGAAAACCGCGACGATATCAAATTCCTGCGCTTGCCTGAAAACCTCCGAAAAGACGCAGAAGCAAGGGCTCAGATGCTCAATGAAGCTGACATTGCCATTCTCTGCCTGCCAGATGCAGCTGCAATTGAAGCGGTAAGTCTCATCGAGAGCAAGGAAACGCGCGTCATAGACGCATCGACGGCTCACCGGACCGCGGATGGCTGGACCTATGGTTTTGCCGAGCTTGATGCAGACCAGCGTGAAAAGATCGCCAATTCCAAACGGGTCGCCAATCCGGGCTGCTATCCGCAGGGCTATATAGCCATCATGCGGCCTCTGGTCGATGCAGGTATCATTCCAGCAGATTTCCCGGCAACGCTCAACGCCATTTCCGGCTATTCAGGCGGCGGCAAGGGCATGATCGCCGATTATGAGCGTGAGGAAGAACCCGTAACCGTCCCTTACTGGCCCTATGGCCTGACACTGGCGCACAAACATGTTCCGGAAATGACCTTCTATGCTGGCCTTGACCATCCTCCAGTATTTCAGCCTGCCGTTGGCCGCTATGCGCAGGGCATGATTGATGCGGTGCCGCTCAATCTCTGGGCTCTGGAATCAAAACCGACACTGGCAGACCTGCATGCTTGTCTCGAGCGCCGCTACAAGGGCGAAACCTTCCTCAAGGTGGCACCATTGGAAGCTGCCGGACGTCTGGAAGCGATCACGCCGGAAAAACTGAACGGCACCAACTCGCTTCATCTTCACGTACATGGCAATGACGAAACCGGTCAGGCCGTCTTGCTTGCAGTTTACGACAATCTGGGCAAAGGTGCCTCGGGCGCTGCCATCCAGAATATGAACATCATGATGGGCATTGAAGAGACCACTGGCCTCACCATCGCCGATCTCTAA
- a CDS encoding aspartate-semialdehyde dehydrogenase produces the protein MGYKVAVVGATGNVGREMLDILAERGFPADEVIALASSRSKGKDVSFGDKNLKCQVLDNYDFSDTDFCLMSAGGSTSAEWAPKIAAQGCIVVDNSSQWRYDERIPLIVPEVNAHVLESWIKEKDRINIIANPNCSTAQLLVALKPLHDKATIKRVVVATYQSVSGAGKEAMDELFTQTRAVFVSDPIEVKKFTKRIAYNVIPHIDKFLDDGSTKEEWKVVAETKKMLDPKIKVTCTAVRVPVFVSHGEAVNIEFENPISADEARDILREAPGCLVVDKREDGGYITPVEAAGEDATYISRIREDSTVENGLNIWVVSDNLRKGAALNTVQIAEALINRGLVKPRKDA, from the coding sequence ATGGGTTATAAAGTTGCAGTCGTCGGGGCTACGGGCAATGTTGGTCGTGAAATGCTCGACATTCTTGCTGAACGTGGGTTTCCCGCAGATGAAGTTATCGCGTTGGCATCCAGCCGCTCAAAAGGCAAGGATGTTTCTTTCGGCGACAAGAATCTGAAATGTCAGGTGTTGGACAACTATGACTTCTCCGACACGGACTTCTGTCTGATGTCCGCTGGCGGGTCTACCTCTGCTGAATGGGCTCCCAAGATTGCGGCTCAGGGCTGCATCGTGGTCGATAACAGCTCCCAGTGGCGTTATGACGAGCGTATCCCGCTGATCGTTCCTGAAGTTAACGCTCATGTGCTGGAAAGCTGGATCAAGGAAAAAGACCGCATCAACATCATTGCCAACCCGAACTGTTCGACGGCGCAGTTGCTGGTTGCTTTGAAGCCATTGCATGACAAGGCAACCATCAAGCGCGTCGTCGTCGCTACTTATCAGTCTGTTTCCGGCGCTGGCAAGGAAGCGATGGACGAGCTGTTCACCCAGACGCGCGCAGTATTTGTTTCGGATCCGATTGAAGTGAAGAAATTCACCAAGCGCATTGCTTATAACGTGATCCCGCATATCGACAAATTCCTGGATGACGGCTCCACCAAGGAAGAATGGAAGGTTGTTGCCGAAACCAAGAAGATGCTTGATCCAAAAATCAAGGTAACTTGCACCGCCGTTCGCGTTCCGGTGTTCGTTTCTCACGGTGAAGCTGTGAACATTGAGTTCGAAAACCCGATTTCTGCCGATGAAGCACGCGATATTCTGCGCGAAGCTCCGGGCTGTCTGGTTGTCGATAAGCGCGAAGATGGTGGTTACATCACGCCGGTTGAAGCTGCTGGCGAAGATGCGACCTATATCTCCCGTATCCGTGAGGATTCGACCGTTGAGAATGGTCTCAATATCTGGGTTGTTTCCGACAACCTGCGTAAAGGTGCAGCGCTGAACACGGTTCAGATTGCCGAAGCCCTGATCAATCGTGGTCTGGTTAAACCTCGCAAGGATGCCTAA
- a CDS encoding carbonic anhydrase — protein MAQLPDRLLQGYAEFKKGRFPTEQGRYEKLAEKGQSPNIMLVGCCDSRAAPEIIFDSGPGEIFVMRNVANIVPHKSSQDDGIHGTTAALEFAVNGLEVEHIVIMGHGRCGGVKSYISADESEPLSESNYIGKWSGQLQAADNPIRYKALNRPELDHGGLLERSSIIHSLENLYSYDFVRDRVREGKLALHGAWFDISTGELEYYEEEQGTFLKVPA, from the coding sequence ATGGCCCAGTTACCTGATCGCTTGCTCCAAGGCTATGCCGAATTCAAAAAAGGACGCTTCCCCACAGAGCAAGGGCGCTATGAGAAACTGGCCGAAAAAGGCCAGAGCCCGAATATCATGCTCGTCGGTTGCTGCGACAGTCGTGCAGCGCCGGAAATCATCTTTGATTCCGGACCGGGTGAAATCTTCGTCATGCGCAACGTGGCCAACATCGTTCCGCACAAATCGTCTCAGGATGATGGTATCCACGGCACGACCGCGGCTCTGGAATTTGCGGTCAATGGCCTAGAAGTCGAGCATATCGTTATCATGGGGCACGGACGCTGCGGCGGCGTGAAGAGCTACATATCCGCCGATGAATCAGAGCCCTTGTCCGAAAGCAACTATATCGGCAAATGGTCCGGCCAGCTGCAGGCAGCTGACAACCCGATCCGCTACAAGGCGCTCAATCGCCCAGAGCTTGATCATGGCGGCCTGCTGGAACGGTCATCCATCATTCATTCACTCGAAAATCTCTATTCTTATGACTTCGTCAGAGACCGCGTGAGAGAAGGCAAACTGGCCCTGCATGGCGCATGGTTCGATATCTCGACCGGCGAGTTGGAATATTATGAAGAAGAACAGGGCACTTTCCTTAAGGTTCCTGCGTGA
- the pdxY gene encoding pyridoxal kinase yields the protein MTDITPQLGNPNMRETPFVAKPIIVISSHVMAGAVGNRAAAFSLERLGFPVWEVPTIILPWHPGHGPGTVQRIDPELFAKSLQDLSRHPDFETVSAIYSGYLGSLEQVEAIATLVDSYKQKNPEGIFFCDPVIGDKEGLYMAEDIAVAIRDHLIPRADIISPNRFELNWLTNSAEENNIGLIEQAKKLGRKTTMITSAFALMRNAIANLLIHAEEGGKAPLPIMCEHPAIPNPQNGTGDMMASLFLGHKLAGASDEQALKKASSGVLEVVTRSAKMGYRDLEVARFADRFQSPMAMVNMRQIGTGPKLSTVRRTKIKPQPLD from the coding sequence ATGACTGACATAACGCCCCAATTGGGCAATCCGAATATGCGCGAAACCCCTTTTGTGGCGAAACCGATCATCGTCATCTCATCTCACGTCATGGCTGGCGCGGTAGGCAACCGCGCCGCCGCTTTCTCGCTGGAGCGACTGGGTTTTCCTGTATGGGAAGTCCCGACCATTATTCTCCCATGGCATCCGGGCCATGGCCCCGGAACCGTGCAAAGGATCGATCCCGAGCTGTTTGCCAAGAGCCTTCAGGATCTCTCCCGTCATCCGGATTTTGAAACGGTCTCAGCCATTTATTCTGGCTATTTGGGCTCCCTCGAGCAGGTCGAGGCCATTGCCACGCTTGTCGATAGCTATAAGCAGAAAAATCCCGAAGGAATCTTTTTCTGTGATCCGGTGATCGGCGACAAGGAAGGGCTTTACATGGCCGAGGACATTGCCGTGGCCATCCGCGACCATCTGATCCCGCGCGCCGACATCATCTCGCCCAACAGGTTCGAGTTGAACTGGCTCACGAATTCTGCCGAGGAAAACAACATCGGCCTCATTGAACAGGCCAAAAAGCTGGGCCGGAAAACAACCATGATCACCAGTGCATTCGCCCTGATGCGCAACGCGATCGCCAATCTTCTCATTCATGCAGAAGAAGGCGGCAAAGCTCCGCTTCCCATCATGTGTGAGCACCCGGCAATCCCGAATCCGCAAAATGGCACCGGCGACATGATGGCCTCGTTGTTCCTTGGCCACAAACTGGCTGGAGCATCTGACGAGCAGGCGCTCAAAAAAGCGTCCAGTGGCGTGCTGGAAGTCGTCACCCGCTCAGCCAAAATGGGCTATCGGGATCTGGAAGTGGCTCGCTTCGCTGATCGCTTCCAATCCCCCATGGCAATGGTCAATATGCGCCAGATCGGAACCGGCCCTAAGCTGTCGACAGTCAGACGAACCAAAATCAAACCTCAGCCGCTGGACTAA
- a CDS encoding FAD-binding oxidoreductase translates to MKQADLVIIGGAIMGASVAYFLKKDLGFEGSVVVVEKDPTYANSSTTLSAASIRQQFSTPENIALSQYGLQFFGELKDRFGPDADIAYHEGGYLILASEAGLPILQNNYKTQIESGADIEFMSPDDMKKTFPWLNVEDLAAGAYGRSGEGWFDAHMFLDLVRKGAIAAGAEFVKGTVVAMEKQGNKVTSVKLDNGDTIACGAVVNCAGANAGKVAAMLDIPLPIEPRKRTIFVIDNKKPHPNMPLITDTSGVYIRPEGEFFISGCPPLEDPAADYEDHDPHYDLFDEVIWPALYNRMPGFDAIKMTNAWAGHYEYCTLDQNAFIGRHPEITNFYINAGYSGHGLQHGPGAGRGIGELFLFGEYRSLDLSIFGYERIANNKPVREFNII, encoded by the coding sequence ATGAAACAGGCAGATCTCGTCATTATTGGTGGCGCAATCATGGGTGCTTCTGTGGCCTATTTCCTGAAAAAGGATCTCGGCTTTGAAGGCTCTGTCGTTGTGGTCGAAAAAGACCCCACTTATGCCAATAGCTCAACCACACTTTCGGCGGCCTCGATTCGCCAGCAATTCTCCACACCGGAAAATATCGCACTGTCCCAATATGGACTGCAGTTCTTTGGAGAACTCAAGGATCGATTCGGCCCCGATGCGGACATCGCCTATCATGAAGGCGGTTATCTCATCCTCGCATCCGAAGCAGGGTTGCCAATCCTCCAGAACAACTACAAAACCCAGATTGAATCTGGTGCAGACATCGAATTCATGTCACCTGATGACATGAAGAAAACCTTCCCGTGGCTCAATGTCGAAGATCTGGCCGCCGGTGCCTATGGTCGCTCCGGCGAAGGCTGGTTCGATGCGCACATGTTCCTTGATCTGGTCCGCAAGGGCGCAATCGCTGCCGGTGCAGAGTTCGTCAAGGGCACTGTGGTCGCCATGGAAAAGCAGGGCAACAAGGTTACATCCGTCAAGCTGGACAATGGCGACACCATCGCCTGTGGCGCCGTGGTCAACTGCGCCGGTGCCAATGCAGGCAAGGTCGCAGCCATGCTCGACATTCCTCTACCCATCGAGCCACGCAAGCGCACCATCTTTGTCATCGACAACAAGAAGCCCCACCCCAACATGCCACTGATCACCGACACAAGCGGCGTTTACATTCGGCCTGAAGGTGAATTCTTCATTTCCGGTTGCCCTCCCCTCGAAGATCCGGCAGCAGACTATGAAGATCATGATCCCCATTATGATCTGTTCGATGAGGTTATCTGGCCAGCCCTCTATAACCGCATGCCGGGCTTTGACGCCATAAAGATGACCAACGCCTGGGCTGGTCACTACGAATATTGCACTCTGGACCAGAACGCCTTCATTGGTCGCCATCCTGAAATCACCAACTTCTATATCAACGCCGGTTATTCAGGCCACGGTTTGCAGCATGGCCCCGGAGCGGGCCGCGGCATTGGAGAACTGTTCCTTTTTGGCGAATATCGCTCGCTTGACCTCTCCATTTTCGGTTATGAAAGGATTGCGAACAACAAACCCGTCAGAGAATTCAACATCATCTGA
- a CDS encoding CoA ester lyase — MSFRPRRTALYMPGSNARALEKARSLDVDVLLLDLEDAVAMDMKEVARTQVCEAVKAGGYGHREVVIRINGLETQWGPDDLAAAIEAKPDAILVPKVNCAEDVYTVGRKMNDAGADQSIKIWAMMETPQGMLRALEIAEATQEYHGRRLSCFILGTNDLAKETRAAMVPGRAPVYGWLMNCLAAARSYDLDVIDGVFNNFNDMEGFIAECEQGQEMGMDGKTLIHPKQIPDCNKIFSPDAAAVAWGRKVIEAFDAPENLSKNVMTIDGKMVERLHAEMARRLVDIAEAIAARDEE, encoded by the coding sequence ATGTCTTTCAGACCACGCCGAACAGCTCTTTACATGCCCGGATCGAATGCCCGGGCGCTTGAAAAAGCACGTAGTCTCGATGTGGACGTGCTGTTGCTGGACCTGGAGGATGCTGTCGCCATGGACATGAAGGAGGTTGCCCGAACTCAGGTCTGTGAAGCGGTGAAGGCTGGGGGATATGGGCACCGGGAAGTGGTGATTCGCATCAATGGTCTGGAGACCCAATGGGGGCCTGATGACCTTGCTGCAGCCATCGAAGCCAAGCCTGATGCGATCCTTGTTCCCAAGGTCAATTGCGCCGAAGATGTTTACACGGTCGGGCGCAAGATGAATGATGCCGGGGCTGATCAGTCGATCAAGATCTGGGCCATGATGGAGACCCCTCAAGGGATGCTGCGTGCGCTCGAGATTGCCGAAGCTACGCAGGAATACCACGGTCGCCGCTTAAGCTGTTTTATTCTGGGAACCAATGACTTAGCCAAGGAAACCCGTGCCGCTATGGTGCCTGGGCGCGCTCCGGTTTATGGTTGGTTGATGAACTGTCTTGCGGCTGCCCGCAGTTATGATCTGGATGTCATTGACGGCGTTTTCAATAACTTCAACGACATGGAAGGTTTCATTGCCGAGTGCGAGCAGGGACAGGAAATGGGCATGGATGGCAAGACACTCATCCACCCTAAACAGATCCCCGACTGCAACAAAATCTTTTCCCCTGATGCCGCCGCCGTGGCGTGGGGGCGTAAGGTGATCGAGGCTTTCGATGCGCCGGAGAATCTGTCAAAGAATGTCATGACGATCGATGGCAAAATGGTCGAGAGATTGCATGCGGAAATGGCGCGCAGACTGGTCGATATTGCCGAGGCCATTGCTGCCCGAGATGAGGAATAG
- a CDS encoding DUF1737 domain-containing protein codes for MKEKQRVYRFLTGVDDANFCHRVTEALSKGWELHGSPSYAFDAKEGVMKCGQAVTKLVEPFEYSRSVVLGEM; via the coding sequence ATGAAGGAAAAACAAAGAGTATATCGGTTTCTCACAGGGGTGGATGATGCCAACTTCTGTCACCGCGTCACAGAGGCTCTTTCCAAGGGGTGGGAGCTGCATGGCTCCCCCAGTTATGCCTTTGATGCCAAGGAAGGCGTGATGAAATGTGGGCAGGCAGTGACCAAGCTGGTCGAACCGTTCGAATATAGCCGGAGTGTCGTTCTGGGCGAAATGTAA
- a CDS encoding siderophore-interacting protein codes for MTSETKNAPTVERVRFDLKKRDLEVLTVERLTPSMVRVTLGGEDLADFTSLAPDDHIKLFVPDESGMMVMRDYTPRCYDNEAKTLVVDFAVHDAGPATAWALGVKQGDHLEVGGPRGSAVLKGEIKRYLLIGDETALPAIGRRIEEAGADVEIEAFVTVPGPRDNQAFETDATLSMHWLYRPAEDANNPETILNAMKDAQCGEGTYVWIAAEARVAKAVRTFFLEERKHPISWIKASGYWVWGQADSSEKSIGEDRAKPA; via the coding sequence ATGACATCAGAAACAAAAAATGCTCCTACGGTCGAGCGGGTTCGCTTTGATTTGAAAAAGCGTGATCTGGAAGTGCTGACAGTGGAGCGGCTCACGCCATCCATGGTTCGGGTTACCCTTGGCGGTGAAGATCTCGCCGACTTTACCAGTCTGGCTCCCGATGACCATATAAAGCTGTTTGTTCCGGATGAAAGCGGCATGATGGTGATGCGAGACTATACTCCGCGATGTTATGACAATGAGGCCAAGACGCTTGTCGTCGACTTCGCTGTGCATGATGCCGGTCCGGCAACTGCCTGGGCGCTTGGCGTCAAACAGGGTGATCATCTAGAGGTGGGCGGTCCGCGTGGCTCGGCTGTGCTTAAGGGTGAGATCAAACGCTATCTGCTGATTGGTGATGAAACCGCCTTGCCTGCGATTGGCCGTCGCATAGAGGAAGCTGGTGCAGACGTCGAAATAGAAGCGTTTGTGACGGTGCCCGGTCCTCGGGACAATCAGGCTTTCGAAACCGATGCAACGCTATCCATGCACTGGCTCTATCGCCCGGCAGAAGATGCGAACAATCCCGAGACCATCCTAAATGCCATGAAGGATGCGCAATGCGGAGAGGGAACCTATGTCTGGATCGCGGCTGAGGCGAGGGTTGCCAAAGCGGTGCGCACATTCTTTCTCGAAGAAAGAAAGCATCCGATCAGTTGGATAAAGGCCTCTGGCTATTGGGTTTGGGGTCAGGCGGACAGCTCTGAGAAGTCGATCGGCGAAGATCGCGCCAAACCGGCCTGA
- a CDS encoding MaoC family dehydratase — translation MSKTNSGNFFEDFSVGQVIRHATPRTVSVGDASLYTALYGSRFAVQSSDRFAQDIGYEKAPLDDLLVFHIVFGKTVPDISLNAVANLGYAGCRFLVPVFPGDSLAATSEVIGLKENSSGKTGVVYVRSRGVNQHGDTVLDYVRWVMVRKKDPATPTGHDSVPSLPAVLAPDALGDAVPILDVDGWDCDLSGSPYKWGDYEVGEKIDHVDGMTVEEAEHQMATRLYQNTAKVHFNQFSEGQGRFGRRLIYGGHVISLARALSFNGFSNAFHIAAINGGRHVAPLFAGETVFAWSEVLEKAELPARNDVGALRVRLVATKDMPCGAFPGKTETGYEPAVILDIDLWLVLPR, via the coding sequence ATGAGCAAAACCAATTCTGGGAATTTTTTTGAAGACTTTTCAGTCGGTCAGGTGATCCGGCATGCAACACCGCGCACGGTTTCTGTGGGCGATGCTTCGCTTTATACGGCGCTTTACGGGTCTCGTTTTGCGGTGCAGAGTTCTGACAGGTTTGCGCAGGATATCGGCTACGAGAAAGCACCGCTTGATGATCTGCTGGTCTTTCATATTGTATTTGGCAAAACCGTGCCGGACATTTCTCTTAATGCCGTGGCAAATCTAGGATATGCCGGGTGCCGCTTCCTTGTGCCGGTTTTCCCCGGAGACAGCCTTGCGGCAACATCTGAAGTAATCGGTCTGAAAGAGAATTCTAGTGGCAAAACCGGCGTTGTCTATGTTCGATCCCGTGGCGTCAATCAGCATGGTGACACTGTGCTCGATTATGTCCGTTGGGTGATGGTGCGCAAGAAAGACCCTGCCACACCAACCGGTCATGACAGTGTGCCTTCGTTGCCTGCAGTTCTGGCTCCGGATGCTCTTGGTGATGCCGTTCCGATACTGGACGTGGATGGCTGGGATTGTGACCTTTCCGGCTCGCCCTACAAATGGGGTGATTATGAGGTGGGTGAGAAAATCGACCATGTTGATGGCATGACCGTTGAGGAAGCGGAACATCAAATGGCGACGCGCCTCTATCAGAATACAGCGAAGGTGCATTTCAACCAGTTCTCCGAAGGGCAAGGGCGATTCGGGCGACGCCTCATTTATGGTGGTCACGTCATTTCGCTGGCGCGCGCTTTGTCATTTAACGGTTTTTCCAATGCTTTCCACATTGCCGCCATCAATGGTGGACGTCACGTCGCGCCATTGTTTGCCGGGGAAACCGTGTTTGCCTGGTCGGAGGTTCTGGAAAAAGCGGAATTGCCGGCGCGCAATGACGTCGGTGCGCTTCGGGTGCGTCTGGTTGCGACCAAGGATATGCCTTGTGGTGCGTTTCCTGGGAAAACAGAAACCGGTTATGAACCGGCTGTTATCCTGGATATTGATCTGTGGTTGGTGCTTCCGCGCTGA
- the sdhC gene encoding succinate dehydrogenase, cytochrome b556 subunit: protein MTDVDLKGKRPISPHVQHGAYKVTLSMATSISHRMSGVALYVGMFFLAYWLIALAIGPEAFETAQTLWGSILGRLVLFVFTWALMHHMIGGIRHFIWDIPAMMEKPQIEFLYRATLIGGFLTTVIIWVIGYAVM, encoded by the coding sequence ATGACAGACGTCGACCTGAAGGGCAAACGCCCTATATCTCCCCATGTTCAACACGGTGCCTATAAAGTTACCCTGTCGATGGCAACCTCCATCAGCCATCGTATGTCTGGTGTGGCTCTTTATGTTGGCATGTTCTTCCTGGCCTACTGGTTGATTGCGCTGGCAATCGGACCGGAAGCTTTCGAAACCGCCCAGACCCTTTGGGGCTCCATTTTGGGGCGGCTTGTGCTGTTCGTCTTTACCTGGGCGCTCATGCATCACATGATTGGTGGTATCCGTCACTTCATCTGGGATATCCCGGCCATGATGGAAAAGCCACAAATCGAATTTCTTTATCGCGCGACCCTGATTGGTGGTTTTTTGACCACTGTCATTATCTGGGTCATCGGCTATGCCGTGATGTAA
- the sdhD gene encoding succinate dehydrogenase, hydrophobic membrane anchor protein, which yields MKTPIKITRGLGEVHHGTEHHWMMRLTAAFLVILGLCFVAFVIAAAGSNYEEAKALVGHPLVAVFLLLVVGVSGYHTYLGATTIPEDYFQNQLYRTLSKIVNSFAAIVVCAALFFAVLKVAFGG from the coding sequence ATGAAAACACCTATCAAAATTACGCGCGGTCTTGGTGAAGTTCACCACGGAACCGAACATCACTGGATGATGCGCCTGACTGCAGCGTTCCTGGTTATCCTCGGGCTTTGCTTTGTTGCCTTCGTAATTGCAGCCGCAGGCTCCAACTATGAAGAAGCCAAGGCGCTCGTGGGTCATCCACTCGTTGCCGTCTTCCTGCTCCTGGTTGTCGGTGTTTCCGGGTATCACACCTATCTTGGTGCAACCACCATCCCGGAAGACTATTTCCAGAATCAGCTTTATCGGACGTTGAGCAAGATCGTAAACAGCTTTGCGGCGATCGTCGTCTGTGCCGCCCTTTTCTTTGCGGTGCTTAAAGTGGCATTTGGAGGGTAA